The window GGGAGGGGTCCAGCAGGGGCGGCCGCGTTAAGGAGGAGAaggccgccgccgacgacgacGAGGATGGCGGCGACGTCGGCGACTTCGCCGCGCTCAGCGACTTCTTCGCCCCTTAGTTGGgtggtttttttatttttaaataaCTCGTGTAAACGTCGAACATGTCGAATATATGTCAAGTTTGCTGAACTTTGGCGGAACGTTTTGTCCAATTTACCGAACTTTACCGAATTCTTTTTTTTATATAAAAACCCGCGTCTCGGGCGATCCTGGGGCCGGCGACTGGGAACCCGCTCGCCCCCACGTCGATTTTtgcgccggctcgcccccggacGGCGATTTTACGCGTCCCTGGgaggccaacggctggagatgctctaaattTCTTTCTTTTCAAAAAAGAAGACCCATGGCCAGCTCCCAGCTGCTAAGATTGCTACAGACAATAGATGGTTTGCAACAATGTAACTAGCTGAAAGCTTTTCCGTTCCTTGGTTAAGCTTGAAGAAATACGCACAATCATTCGCGCCCTGCTGGATTCGTTTCGTTCTAGCTGTGGCGCATTTGCTATTCTGCATGCATCTCTACACTGACTGGATTGGATGGAGCTTGCCTGTCAGGAATCGGGATTTGCTAGCTATGCATGCCGATGCCGTGTGTATCCGATGCCTGCCCTTTTAGGCCTTTGCTACATGCAGGAAAAAAAAGACACAGCAGCATCTAAAATCTAAAATAGAGTAAAGGTACTAATTGGACCATTCCGGTTATATAGTTAAGATTGAGCAATCGGATCCCCCCAACAACATGCAACGAGGCCTCAATGATTAAGCTTAGCTTGCTAACAGGTACTGGTGGAGTATCTCACTACCAGAGAGGAACGAGACTACCAGCTCAGACAGAGTTGAATTACCAGGTGTCAAGGAGACGCAGGTCATACTTCAGTGTTGGCAGAAACTAAATCGTCCAAACAACACACAAGTACTAACTTTGTACAAAATCAGCGACACTTATTTTGAAGGAAGTAGTATCTGCCAATTCTTTTTAATTAGTTCTAGTGTCAGGACACCGCAGTTCTTGCATGCACGACGCCGCCGTGGCATCACAAGATGCGGGAACAACCACCACTTCATCTTCCTAAGAGAATGGCATGCATACACAGCTCCGGGGGAATCCATGGCTCGACCGCGGCGTACTGCATGCATCTGCGCGCAGGTGAAAACATTGGAGTACCGATGTACCGCAGATCTCGCAGCCTTTCCATTGCCACCAATCATGGCAGAAAAGCCATGGCCTCGCCGCGGCCCCACTCTCTCCACCACATATTTCCACTACCaacccttttccccctccggccGCACATGCACCGCCAATCGGTCGAGATTCCCCTTAATCCCTCCAATGCTTAATTGTAACCCTTCTATTTAACACGCTCCACTCATCAGCTCTCCCCTTCCTTAGCAAGGAAGTATAGCTAAGCCAGTGTATAAAGAGGGTGTCAGTGCCACTGCCACCAGAGGGAGTACGTGCCGGCAATGGAGGTCCAGATGAGACGGGGCGGCGCGACGTGCCTGGTCCAGGTGGCGGCGGTGGTCTCCTACGTGGTGCTGATGGCGTCGGCGGGGGTGCGCGCGCAGCTGCGGGTGGGGTTCTACGACAGCTCGTGCCCGGCCGCGGAGATCATCGTGCAGCAGGAGGTGAGCAAGGCGGTGTCCGCCAACCCGGGCCTCGCCGCGGGCCTCCTCCGCCTCCACTTCCACGACTGCTTCGTCGGCGGCTGCGAGGCGTCGGTGCTGGTCGACTCCACAAAGGGCAACACGGCGGAGAAGGACGCCGGGCCCAACACGAGCCTGCGCGGGTTCGAGGTCATCGACCGGATCAAGGCCCGGGTGGAGCAGGCGTGCTTCGGCGTCGTCTCCTGCGCCGACATCCTCGCCTTCGCTGCCAGGGACAGCGTCGCGCTGGTACGTGCAAAGCAAAGCCATCATTAGCCCCGGCTTTAATCGGCTGCATTTTGTGGTTAATATATAAACTGTCACTTTAGGAAACCAGACAGCACATGATCATATGGGTTTATCAGAATCTCAGTACGTAAAGCCTATGTGATCTGCCATCTGTGTCCCCTACCTTTCTCCTTTTCTCTCTGTGCACCACATGGACATGACGCTACTAGCTGCACCTGCATGTGCACACGATGCCTGCCGTTGTTTAGTCTGTTAATCGTCGCTGATGGTGACTGTGTGTGCGCACGCAGACTGGCGGGAACGCGTACCAGGTGCCGGCGGGGCGGAGGGACGGGGGCGTGTCGCGGGCGCAGGACACGGGCGGTAACCTGCCGCCCCCGACCCCCAACGTGAACCAGCTCACCAAGATCTTCGCCTCCAAGGGGCTCAACCAGAAGGACCTGGTGACCCTGTCCGGCGCGCACACCATCGGCGGCTCGCACTGCAGCTCCTTCAGCAGCCGCCTGCAGACGCCGTCGCCGACAGCGCAGGACCCGACCATGGACCCCGGCTACGTGGCGCAGCTGGCGCAGCAGTGCGGCGCGTCCGCCTCGCCGGGGCCGCTGGTGCCCATGGACGCCGTCACCCCCAACTCCTTCGACGAAGGGTTCTACAAAGGCATCATGTCCAACCGGGGCCTGCTCGCCTCCGACCAGGCGCTGCTCAGCGACGGGAACACCGCCGTGCAGGTGGTCTCCTACGCCAACGACCCGGCCACCTTCCAGAGCGACTTCGCCGCTGCCATGGTCAAGATGGGCTACATCGGCGCGCTCACCGGCAGCAGCGGCAAGATCAGGGCCAACTGTAGAGTCGTATGATCGGTCCATCCATGGCGACATGCATCAAGGGTCATCTTTCTCGTTTAGAAGAGCGGCGCTGGGTTGATTTGGATTGGACGTGGACCCGTGGTAGCATTTAGCGTTCTTATTTGACCATGTACGTAGGTACTCCGCCTATTCTTTTGCTCATCGATCGATCTGTGTTGATTCTTTTTCGGCTGAGGTGTGTGTGTCTTTTGAGGAAATTGTAACTAGCTACTACCAGCTTTGTGAGTGTTCGTGTGCCAAATTGATGatactaaataaataaaaatacaaCGTTAATTATCTTGCAGTGATATTAAGACGTGTTTGACCTTTGAACAGAGTATGATCCGGACCATCAATCGAAGCATGAAAAATGTCTTTCGAAAAAACAAGCATGAAAAATGCCATCGTGCATGCTACCTTTTTCCTTGAAGGAAAGTCAACATGTTACATATCAAAGGAAAATAAATTGATTACTGAAAATTTAAAATTCTTCTGCTTCATTTGTCATCACCTCACGCACTCacgcactctctctctctctctctctctctctctctctctctctctctctctctctctctctctctctctctctctctcttttctttttcctttttttttgaaACAATCACCTCACGCACTCGACACAGGAAGAAGACCACACTGCCACTCGTCATGATTCTGAAGAGTTGCCTAGTTGGGTTGTGGCAGCTCAGCAGCCCAATAAATCATCTGTTGCCACGTTGTAAGGAAGAATTTTTATGACTTGTGTGAATAGTTTTAGTAGGACTCTGTGTGGAAAATGCCAATGATGCCCGAGCTGCTTGGAGACCATTTTCAAAACATCATTTTCTGCAGCGCAAAAATAATAATTGTAaacacacatacacatgtatactACGTATGTGCAAAAGTTCATAACTTTTACTCTCACAGGTGGCGTACAAAAAATGACAAATGTATATTTTCAAATGGgccttttttgttgttgttgggCCGGAAATTATTTTTGTACAACTTATAAATTACAATCTTTTTTTCAAATGGAATTTCATGGATTCATAATGAACACATACAGGTTTTCACAGTTTTTTTTAACTTCTAAATATGGTTTTTGAAAATACAAGCCTCCGTGGTGCCTGAGCACCATAAGTCTGCACTCATTCTCTATGCCTTTATCAGTCAAAGCTTTTGAGGAGTTCCATGCCTTCCAACTTCTTGTGCAATGTATGGATCTCCTTTATCACTAGAAAGCTTGGTCATACAATTGGGGCTCCTCTATTAACTCTATCTCTAGATTTATTTATTGTGAATTCAGGAGTCATAATTTCTTGTTGGCTTTACCGATCCGGCAACTAGTCGGTGCCTGCGCAAGCCATCTGATTCCCACGCATATGACCGTTGAATCTCGCCCGTCGTCTTTCTTCACCATCTCTCGCGCATGCCTTCGCCTTCCTCCCACTTCccacccctcctcctccggcaCCCATACACCCACGTCCCAAGCAAAAAATAGCGTGTCAACGTCGCTCCGCCTTGACTTGCGCTTGCAATCGAGCTAGACGGTCATCATGGCAACAACTTACATGTGACTTCGCTCACCCCTTCCCCTCGCAACAGCTACCTCCACGTCTCTCGCGCTCCATGCACGGTAGCACTAT is drawn from Aegilops tauschii subsp. strangulata cultivar AL8/78 chromosome 1, Aet v6.0, whole genome shotgun sequence and contains these coding sequences:
- the LOC109765046 gene encoding peroxidase 5, which translates into the protein MEVQMRRGGATCLVQVAAVVSYVVLMASAGVRAQLRVGFYDSSCPAAEIIVQQEVSKAVSANPGLAAGLLRLHFHDCFVGGCEASVLVDSTKGNTAEKDAGPNTSLRGFEVIDRIKARVEQACFGVVSCADILAFAARDSVALTGGNAYQVPAGRRDGGVSRAQDTGGNLPPPTPNVNQLTKIFASKGLNQKDLVTLSGAHTIGGSHCSSFSSRLQTPSPTAQDPTMDPGYVAQLAQQCGASASPGPLVPMDAVTPNSFDEGFYKGIMSNRGLLASDQALLSDGNTAVQVVSYANDPATFQSDFAAAMVKMGYIGALTGSSGKIRANCRVV